One Bacteriovorax sp. PP10 DNA window includes the following coding sequences:
- a CDS encoding C1 family peptidase: protein MKTFSFLIIAMVFTLQSCGQKQAAPVASSAKNKIVLGAFNDMTTLSSYNEEALGDFPRMVDFSQKMTSVKNQGHRGTCTFFAATALLEAAIKIDKGIDVNLSEEYSIYSTKYQGHYDDVEASHISVNLQAAKRGGILLEKDFSYRPNWFEKGNPCEGIQDNEDTPMHCFVHTPPKAALNKVIPGDSIKTGFIRKNTNEIIKYLATNERPLSISLPVNYSGWSDDGSVTYTEEMRQACLQLPASCGAHSVILTGYNLDEKVFYFKNSWGNDWGIAGFGKLSFDMVDRYVDGYLYYAKIDGDMAIPSDAQVDNLNVVSLAVKPALTESDIDLDINLAITEANGHYIEVHSFLGFNIVLSEGVLAPQFFPIYDSQYQYIYAMGNSSTLDFSGHQDGTISMPENILLAPNVHEAFSSTLYRPALTTKVVLYTDTSLAPIELLEVTTPLSK from the coding sequence ATGAAAACTTTCTCATTTTTAATCATTGCCATGGTTTTTACTCTACAGTCATGTGGACAAAAGCAAGCTGCGCCTGTTGCTAGCTCAGCAAAAAACAAAATTGTTCTGGGCGCTTTCAACGATATGACGACCCTTTCTTCTTACAATGAAGAAGCTCTTGGTGATTTCCCCAGAATGGTAGACTTCTCACAGAAGATGACGTCTGTTAAAAATCAAGGTCACCGTGGAACATGTACATTTTTTGCAGCGACGGCCTTATTAGAAGCGGCCATTAAAATTGATAAAGGGATCGACGTTAATCTTTCTGAAGAATACTCAATTTACTCGACAAAATATCAAGGGCACTACGACGATGTTGAAGCTTCTCATATAAGTGTCAATCTTCAGGCGGCAAAAAGAGGCGGAATTCTTTTAGAAAAGGATTTCAGCTATCGCCCCAATTGGTTTGAAAAAGGAAATCCATGCGAAGGGATTCAAGATAATGAAGATACACCTATGCACTGCTTTGTTCATACTCCTCCCAAAGCAGCTTTAAATAAAGTTATTCCTGGAGACTCAATCAAAACTGGGTTTATCAGAAAAAATACAAATGAAATTATTAAGTACCTAGCGACTAACGAGCGTCCACTCTCTATTTCATTGCCTGTGAATTACAGCGGCTGGAGTGATGATGGTAGCGTGACTTACACTGAAGAAATGAGACAAGCGTGTCTGCAGCTTCCTGCTTCTTGCGGGGCCCATTCAGTTATCCTTACTGGTTACAACCTTGATGAGAAAGTTTTTTATTTTAAAAACAGTTGGGGTAATGACTGGGGTATCGCTGGTTTTGGAAAACTTAGTTTTGACATGGTTGATAGATATGTTGATGGTTACCTATACTATGCAAAAATCGATGGCGACATGGCGATCCCAAGCGACGCTCAGGTTGATAATCTAAATGTGGTAAGTTTGGCAGTTAAACCTGCTCTTACTGAATCGGATATAGACCTGGATATCAATCTTGCCATCACAGAGGCCAATGGACACTATATTGAAGTTCACAGTTTTCTTGGATTTAACATTGTTCTTTCTGAAGGAGTTTTAGCTCCTCAATTCTTCCCTATTTATGATTCTCAATATCAGTACATCTACGCCATGGGGAATTCCAGTACTCTGGATTTCAGCGGGCATCAGGATGGAACGATAAGCATGCCGGAAAATATCCTCCTGGCACCTAATGTTCATGAAGCCTTCTCAAGCACGCTTTATAGGCCTGCTCTCACGACTAAAGTGGTTCTTTATACTGACACTTCCCTTGCTCCTATAGAACTCTTAGAGGTTACAACTCCTCTTTCGAAATAA
- a CDS encoding C1 family peptidase — protein sequence MNKMFIAAIAFTSILASCSQGKAPVAANEYKNKIVLGAYSDMFSYSTLDESQLTDLPKLVDLSADMTPAKNQADRGTCTFFSVIGLVEGAIKKDLGKEVNLSEEYLNYAAKKSGPYQQMEGSIVEDNVRGMRTQGLLLEEDWSYQASWFEKGRPCGDYKASDRSAPKTCFTHNKPNKKAMSRLIDARGITVTSIPKDTNAIIRFLAEKKRPLIMSVNVNFNAWPNTGETDFNEEYRNECLTTPSDCGGHSIILTGYDMEKRVFMFKNSWGKDWGKNGYGTIPFDVVDVYVNEVLYYAEVPSEVKLPEGKSPEIKLQKFDVETYANEDKSISIAIDSEVDETSGKMLYISSYLVKKSKNYVAELPSDGNTELVRLSVDEKEATGEDYVRVSTVTVPKEENQIAINSTETAGLALTAEMFSLPSIDALLGNPDYDKFLRTTIYVHTDDSTFKVLKRVYTPVQ from the coding sequence ATGAATAAAATGTTTATTGCCGCCATTGCATTCACATCTATCCTTGCTTCTTGTAGTCAGGGGAAAGCTCCTGTTGCAGCTAATGAATACAAAAATAAGATTGTGTTGGGTGCATACAGTGACATGTTTTCTTACAGCACTCTGGATGAATCACAACTGACTGATCTTCCCAAACTGGTAGATCTAAGCGCAGATATGACTCCTGCTAAAAATCAAGCTGACCGCGGGACATGTACCTTCTTTAGCGTTATCGGGTTGGTTGAAGGCGCGATCAAAAAAGACTTAGGGAAAGAAGTTAACCTTTCAGAAGAATACTTAAACTATGCTGCGAAAAAATCGGGACCTTACCAACAAATGGAAGGCTCAATCGTAGAAGACAACGTAAGAGGAATGAGAACTCAAGGGTTATTACTTGAAGAAGATTGGTCATACCAGGCCTCATGGTTTGAGAAAGGACGTCCTTGCGGTGATTATAAAGCTTCAGACAGATCCGCACCTAAGACTTGTTTCACTCATAACAAACCTAACAAAAAGGCAATGTCGCGCTTAATAGACGCCAGAGGAATCACTGTTACTTCTATCCCTAAAGATACAAATGCCATTATCAGATTTTTAGCTGAAAAAAAACGTCCGCTGATTATGTCAGTCAACGTTAACTTCAATGCATGGCCGAACACTGGTGAGACTGACTTTAATGAAGAGTATAGAAATGAATGCCTCACAACTCCATCTGATTGTGGTGGTCACTCTATTATCCTTACTGGTTACGACATGGAAAAAAGAGTTTTCATGTTTAAGAATAGCTGGGGGAAAGATTGGGGGAAAAATGGTTATGGAACAATTCCATTTGATGTAGTGGATGTCTACGTTAATGAAGTTCTTTACTACGCTGAAGTGCCTAGTGAAGTGAAACTACCTGAAGGAAAGAGTCCTGAAATAAAACTTCAAAAGTTTGACGTTGAAACATACGCGAATGAAGATAAATCAATCAGCATCGCTATCGATAGTGAAGTTGATGAGACTAGCGGAAAGATGCTTTATATCAGCAGCTACCTGGTTAAAAAATCAAAGAACTACGTTGCTGAATTACCAAGTGATGGTAACACCGAACTGGTTCGCCTGAGCGTTGATGAGAAAGAAGCAACTGGAGAGGATTACGTAAGAGTCTCTACTGTAACTGTTCCTAAAGAAGAAAACCAAATTGCCATCAATTCAACAGAAACTGCGGGATTGGCCCTGACAGCAGAAATGTTTAGCCTTCCTTCAATTGATGCTCTTTTAGGGAATCCTGATTACGATAAGTTCCTTAGAACAACGATTTACGTTCATACGGACGATTCTACATTTAAAGTTTTAAAACGAGTTTATACTCCTGTTCAATAA